A single window of Synechococcus sp. CBW1004 DNA harbors:
- the hoxU gene encoding bidirectional hydrogenase complex protein HoxU yields MSVITLSIDGQPVAVPAGSSLLQAVRAAGIRLPTLCHLDGLSPVGACRLCLVQVEGVSRLLPACASEASEGLQVQTDTPELREYRRMAVELFFAEGNHECAYCVANGDCELQDVAVTVGMDHSRFPYRWPNRSVDASHPLFSLDHNRCILCTRCVRVCDEIEAAHVWDVAERGAHCRIIAGLDQPWGEVDACTHCGKCVDVCPTGALFHKADGTAEKHPDRERAQHLRRARDQHEWQHR; encoded by the coding sequence ATGAGCGTCATCACCCTCTCCATCGATGGCCAGCCGGTGGCGGTGCCGGCGGGATCGAGCCTGCTTCAGGCGGTGCGCGCGGCAGGCATCAGGCTGCCGACCCTCTGCCATCTCGATGGCCTCAGCCCGGTGGGGGCCTGCCGGCTCTGCCTGGTGCAGGTGGAGGGTGTGTCTCGGCTGCTGCCGGCCTGCGCCAGCGAGGCCAGCGAGGGCCTGCAGGTGCAGACCGATACACCGGAGCTCCGGGAATACCGGCGCATGGCGGTGGAACTGTTCTTCGCCGAGGGCAACCACGAATGCGCCTACTGCGTCGCCAACGGCGACTGCGAACTGCAGGACGTGGCGGTGACGGTGGGCATGGACCACAGCCGCTTCCCCTACCGCTGGCCGAACCGATCGGTGGATGCGTCGCACCCGCTGTTCAGCCTCGACCACAACCGCTGCATCCTCTGCACCCGCTGCGTGCGGGTGTGCGACGAGATCGAGGCCGCCCACGTCTGGGACGTGGCGGAGCGGGGCGCCCACTGCCGCATCATCGCCGGACTGGATCAGCCGTGGGGCGAGGTGGACGCCTGCACCCACTGCGGCAAGTGCGTCGATGTCTGTCCCACCGGGGCGCTGTTTCACAAGGCCGACGGCACGGCAGAGAAGCACCCCGATCGCGAGCGCGCCCAGCATCTGCGCCGGGCCCGCGACCAGCACGAGTGGCAGCACCGATGA
- a CDS encoding alkene reductase: MPDLFTPLRLGPLELPNRVLDAPLTRCRADAEHVPTPLMAEYYAQRATAGLLIAEATIVAEGHVAFGGREPGIYNQAQIEGWRPVTEAVHRAGGRIVLQIWHGGRACHSLLGGRQPVEPSPIAIQGDEIHTPEGKKPYEVPRELRDDELPGIVQAFATAARHAMAAGFDGVEIHAANGYLLDQFLRDGTNRRGGPYGGPIENRARLLLEVIEAVTAETPLTGVCLSPLNSYNDIADSDPVALISWLAEHLNHRGLAYLHLMRADLLGRQQGDVLTPVRQRFSGVLIGNMGYSPEEAAEAVAGGAVDAVAFGRAFLANPDLPRRIALGAPLQEPDPATFYSQGAEGYTDYPALPA; this comes from the coding sequence ATGCCCGATCTGTTCACCCCCCTGCGACTCGGCCCGCTGGAGCTGCCGAACCGGGTGCTCGACGCGCCGCTGACCCGCTGCCGGGCGGATGCGGAGCATGTGCCGACGCCGCTGATGGCCGAGTACTACGCCCAGCGGGCCACGGCCGGCCTGCTGATCGCCGAGGCGACGATCGTGGCCGAGGGCCATGTCGCCTTCGGTGGTCGTGAGCCGGGCATCTACAACCAGGCCCAGATCGAGGGCTGGCGGCCGGTCACCGAGGCAGTGCATCGGGCCGGTGGTCGCATCGTGCTGCAGATCTGGCATGGGGGGCGCGCCTGCCATTCGCTGCTGGGCGGCCGGCAGCCGGTGGAGCCCAGTCCGATCGCGATCCAGGGCGATGAGATCCATACCCCCGAGGGCAAGAAGCCCTATGAGGTGCCCCGTGAACTGCGTGATGACGAGCTGCCGGGGATCGTGCAGGCCTTCGCCACGGCGGCGCGCCACGCCATGGCCGCCGGCTTCGATGGTGTCGAGATCCATGCCGCCAATGGCTATCTGCTCGATCAGTTCCTGCGCGATGGCACCAACCGGCGCGGTGGGCCCTACGGGGGGCCGATCGAGAACCGTGCCCGCCTGCTGCTGGAGGTGATCGAGGCGGTGACGGCGGAGACACCGCTGACGGGCGTCTGCCTGTCTCCGCTGAACAGCTACAACGACATCGCCGACAGCGATCCGGTCGCTCTGATCAGCTGGCTGGCCGAGCATCTGAACCATCGCGGGCTGGCGTACCTGCACCTGATGCGCGCGGATCTGCTCGGCAGGCAGCAGGGCGATGTGCTGACGCCGGTGCGTCAACGTTTCTCGGGGGTTCTGATCGGCAACATGGGCTACAGCCCCGAGGAGGCAGCCGAGGCGGTGGCCGGTGGAGCCGTTGATGCGGTGGCCTTCGGGCGGGCCTTCCTCGCCAACCCCGACCTGCCCCGCCGCATCGCCCTGGGGGCGCCGCTGCAGGAGCCTGATCCGGCCACCTTCTACAGCCAGGGGGCCGAGGGCTACACCGACTATCCGGCGCTGCCGGCCTGA
- a CDS encoding oxidoreductase, translating into MSFLDLDEFLFDLAEQVEIVFSPVASDIKTYPEGVDLCLVEGAVANADNLELALQVRRRTAVVVSFGDCAVTANVPGLRNLITPGGRDSAMAALQRSYLELADSQAQIPVAPGVVPELLPRVLPLHEVIPVDVYLPGCPPSAARIRACLEPMLRGERPRLEGPEMLRFG; encoded by the coding sequence ATGTCGTTCCTCGATCTCGATGAGTTCCTGTTCGATCTGGCCGAGCAGGTGGAGATCGTCTTCTCGCCGGTGGCCAGCGACATCAAGACCTATCCCGAGGGCGTGGATCTGTGCCTGGTGGAGGGGGCAGTGGCCAATGCCGACAACCTGGAGCTGGCGCTGCAGGTGCGCCGGCGCACGGCCGTGGTGGTCTCGTTCGGGGACTGCGCCGTGACCGCCAACGTGCCGGGCCTGCGCAACCTGATCACCCCCGGCGGCAGGGACAGCGCCATGGCGGCCCTGCAGCGCTCCTACCTGGAGCTGGCCGACAGCCAGGCCCAGATCCCGGTGGCCCCGGGGGTGGTGCCGGAGCTCCTGCCGCGGGTGCTTCCCCTCCACGAGGTGATCCCGGTGGACGTGTACCTGCCCGGCTGCCCGCCTTCGGCCGCGCGCATCCGCGCCTGCCTGGAGCCGATGCTGCGGGGCGAGAGGCCCCGGCTGGAGGGCCCGGAGATGCTGCGCTTCGGATGA
- the ndhL gene encoding NAD(P)H-quinone oxidoreductase subunit L, which translates to MLPLYAPFAIRLPFALDPAALLQSIPTETLLVLGLYGVLAGAYLVAVPLLLYAWMQRRWTVMGKIERTFVYGLVFLFFPGLLLFAPFLNFRMAGQGAARS; encoded by the coding sequence ATGCTGCCGCTGTACGCCCCCTTCGCCATCCGGCTCCCGTTCGCGCTCGATCCGGCTGCCCTGCTTCAGAGCATCCCCACGGAGACCCTGCTAGTGCTTGGGCTGTATGGGGTGCTCGCAGGCGCCTATCTGGTGGCGGTGCCGCTGCTTCTCTACGCCTGGATGCAACGCCGCTGGACGGTGATGGGCAAGATCGAGCGCACGTTTGTCTACGGCCTGGTCTTCCTGTTCTTCCCTGGCCTGCTGCTGTTCGCCCCCTTCCTGAACTTCCGCATGGCCGGCCAGGGAGCCGCCCGTTCGTGA
- the hypA gene encoding hydrogenase maturation nickel metallochaperone HypA: protein MHELSLMEEVLRQALTAAAAEGATCIEAITLRVGDLAGVEEDALRFAFPVVIEGSIAQGAELRIEREAALCDCAACNDSFLARDGCCECPRCDTISRRLISGRELRLVALEVR, encoded by the coding sequence ATGCATGAACTGAGCCTGATGGAGGAGGTGCTGCGGCAGGCGCTGACGGCGGCAGCAGCAGAAGGGGCCACCTGCATCGAGGCGATCACCCTGCGGGTGGGTGATCTCGCCGGGGTGGAAGAGGACGCCCTGCGCTTTGCCTTTCCGGTGGTGATCGAGGGCTCGATCGCCCAGGGGGCGGAGCTGCGGATCGAACGGGAAGCGGCCCTGTGCGACTGCGCGGCCTGCAACGACAGCTTCCTGGCGCGGGATGGCTGCTGCGAGTGCCCCCGCTGCGACACGATCAGCCGCCGTCTGATCAGCGGCCGCGAGCTGCGGCTGGTGGCCCTGGAGGTGCGCTGA
- a CDS encoding NAD(P)H-dependent oxidoreductase subunit E, with amino-acid sequence MVRPPLNTAAQLPVEATGGAPADALIEVLHRLQERQVWLDRDTLRQVARQLRLPLSHVVGVASFYHLFLLKQPTPHRCAVCLGSACFVRGALQLAQTLSERLGVALDDPEGDGGWSLQRVGCLGACGQAPVLVVDERLLTRLPLAGDARPQLEQRLDEAGLPRAGEGDGRASAARPTPRPEEQP; translated from the coding sequence ATGGTCCGTCCTCCTCTGAACACCGCAGCCCAGCTCCCCGTCGAGGCCACCGGCGGTGCTCCGGCCGATGCCCTGATCGAAGTGCTGCACAGGCTGCAGGAGCGCCAGGTCTGGCTCGACCGTGACACCCTGCGGCAGGTCGCGAGGCAGCTGCGCCTGCCGCTCAGCCATGTCGTCGGCGTGGCCAGCTTCTACCACCTGTTCCTGCTGAAGCAGCCGACGCCCCATCGCTGCGCCGTCTGCCTGGGCAGCGCCTGCTTCGTGCGCGGCGCCCTGCAGCTCGCCCAGACCCTGTCCGAACGCCTGGGGGTGGCGCTCGACGATCCGGAGGGGGATGGCGGCTGGAGTCTGCAGCGGGTGGGCTGCCTGGGAGCCTGCGGCCAGGCGCCGGTGCTGGTGGTGGACGAACGACTGCTGACGCGGCTGCCCCTCGCCGGGGACGCCCGTCCACAGCTCGAGCAGCGACTGGACGAGGCCGGACTGCCCCGGGCGGGGGAGGGCGACGGCCGGGCGTCAGCGGCGCGGCCGACCCCCCGGCCGGAGGAGCAGCCGTGA
- a CDS encoding NuoF family protein has protein sequence MIALPPGSASQLRCCHASGCRSAGGEALLQALQEAARDTGGTLTVKGVGCLRLCGRGPLVAWDGPGGTALFGDLRPAQAGDLVRLASPGDHEERRRDGQGSQAGSQPARGSDPIVPSTDQDTGSAAPGGAEAQPEAAMAALASQRLDLEQPFFALQRPLVLEHCGLIDPDSLDEALERGAYAQLQRCLRELSPEQVRAEIRLSGLRGRGGAGYPTGLKWDTVALQPEGPRYVVCNADEGDPGAFMNRSVLEGDPHRLLEGIAIAAYAVGAERGYIYVRAEYPLAIARMRRALAQARQRGLFGGAPGTASFQFDLEVRVGAGAYVCGEETALLASIQGRRGCPRPRPPFPAQSGLWGAPTLINNVETLATVPVILRMGSEAYAAIGTPTSPGTKVFALSGAVRHTGLVEVPLGTALRTIVETIGGGSLEQPGVPGGGALKAVQTGGPSGGCIPADHLDTPVDYESLRALGAMMGSGGMVVVDTGTPMPLLARHFMAFSVSESCGKCVPCRAGTVQLAALLDRFVEHRAEPADLQRLEQLCAMVRDTSLCGLGQAAPSPVLSTLRWFRAEYESGIAGP, from the coding sequence GTGATCGCCCTGCCTCCCGGGAGCGCCTCCCAGCTGCGCTGCTGCCATGCCAGCGGCTGCCGCAGCGCCGGCGGCGAAGCACTGCTGCAGGCCCTGCAGGAGGCCGCCCGGGACACCGGCGGCACGCTCACGGTGAAGGGCGTGGGCTGCCTGCGCCTCTGCGGACGCGGTCCTCTGGTGGCCTGGGACGGTCCCGGCGGCACGGCTCTCTTCGGTGATCTGCGACCTGCTCAGGCCGGTGACCTGGTGAGACTGGCCAGCCCTGGGGACCACGAAGAGCGCCGGAGGGACGGGCAGGGAAGCCAGGCAGGCAGCCAGCCAGCCCGAGGGTCAGACCCGATCGTTCCATCGACCGACCAGGACACGGGCTCCGCCGCCCCAGGCGGTGCTGAGGCCCAACCGGAGGCAGCCATGGCGGCTCTGGCCTCGCAGCGGCTGGATCTGGAGCAACCCTTCTTCGCCCTGCAGCGACCGCTGGTGCTGGAGCACTGCGGCCTGATCGATCCGGACTCGCTCGACGAGGCGTTGGAGCGTGGCGCCTATGCCCAGCTGCAGCGCTGCCTGCGCGAGCTCAGCCCGGAGCAGGTGCGCGCCGAGATCCGCCTGAGCGGCCTGCGGGGCCGCGGCGGGGCGGGCTACCCCACCGGCCTGAAGTGGGACACGGTCGCCCTGCAGCCCGAGGGGCCTCGCTACGTGGTGTGCAACGCCGATGAGGGCGATCCCGGCGCCTTCATGAACCGCAGCGTGCTCGAAGGAGACCCGCACCGGCTGCTGGAGGGCATCGCCATCGCCGCCTACGCCGTCGGTGCCGAGCGCGGCTACATCTACGTGCGCGCTGAATATCCCCTGGCGATCGCACGGATGCGCCGGGCTCTGGCGCAGGCACGGCAGCGGGGCCTGTTCGGCGGCGCTCCCGGCACCGCCTCCTTCCAGTTCGACCTGGAGGTGCGGGTGGGGGCGGGCGCCTATGTCTGCGGTGAGGAGACAGCCCTGCTGGCCTCGATCCAGGGCCGCCGCGGCTGTCCGAGGCCGCGGCCGCCGTTTCCGGCCCAGTCGGGCCTGTGGGGTGCCCCCACCCTGATCAACAACGTCGAGACGCTGGCAACCGTGCCCGTGATCCTGCGGATGGGGAGCGAGGCCTACGCCGCCATCGGCACGCCCACCAGCCCCGGAACCAAGGTGTTCGCACTGTCGGGGGCCGTGCGCCACACCGGCCTGGTGGAGGTGCCGCTGGGCACCGCGCTGCGCACCATCGTCGAGACGATCGGTGGCGGCTCGCTCGAGCAGCCCGGGGTCCCCGGCGGCGGCGCGCTCAAGGCGGTGCAGACCGGCGGCCCCTCCGGCGGCTGCATCCCGGCGGACCATCTCGACACGCCCGTGGACTACGAAAGCCTGCGGGCCCTTGGCGCCATGATGGGCTCCGGCGGCATGGTGGTGGTCGACACCGGCACGCCGATGCCACTGCTGGCCCGCCATTTCATGGCCTTCAGCGTCAGCGAGAGCTGCGGCAAGTGCGTGCCCTGCCGCGCCGGCACCGTGCAGCTGGCGGCGCTGCTCGATCGCTTCGTGGAGCACCGCGCCGAACCGGCGGATCTGCAGCGGCTCGAACAGCTCTGCGCCATGGTGCGCGACACCAGCCTCTGCGGTCTGGGTCAGGCGGCCCCCAGCCCGGTGCTCAGCACCCTGCGCTGGTTCCGGGCCGAGTACGAGTCGGGGATCGCAGGCCCATGA
- a CDS encoding DUF3007 family protein, with protein MTRGAVLLAGLAVFGLGGGGYLLFQWGGFHGFTPGIAASALLMVIVLVWTGSYLFRVVSGRMTYMEQRRRYRAAYDAATDAELQARFEALSPEEQRRLLAEVGQLEAEDGAAEDPLPAPPPGPEAPTP; from the coding sequence GTGACCCGGGGCGCGGTTCTGCTCGCCGGCCTGGCCGTCTTCGGTCTGGGTGGCGGTGGCTATCTCCTCTTCCAGTGGGGAGGGTTTCACGGGTTCACGCCGGGCATCGCCGCCTCGGCGCTGCTCATGGTGATCGTGCTCGTCTGGACGGGCAGTTATCTGTTTCGCGTCGTCAGCGGTCGGATGACCTACATGGAGCAGCGGCGCCGGTATCGGGCTGCCTACGACGCGGCCACCGACGCCGAGCTGCAGGCGCGCTTCGAGGCCCTCAGCCCCGAGGAGCAGAGGCGCCTCCTGGCTGAGGTGGGGCAGCTGGAGGCTGAGGACGGGGCAGCGGAGGACCCGCTCCCGGCGCCGCCACCCGGCCCGGAGGCCCCGACCCCATAG
- a CDS encoding Ni/Fe hydrogenase subunit alpha, with product MSRTITIDPVTRIEGHARITLQLDADGRLEGARFHVVEYRGFERFCEGHPFTEMAGITARICGICPVSHLLAAAKTGDKLLAVTIPPAAEKLRRLLNLAQLTQSHALSFFHLSSPDFLLGWECDPAKRNVFGLMAADPELARSGIRLRQFGQQILELLGGRKIHAAWAVPGGVRSPLSPEAREWILGRLPEAKATVTTALELYKQLLDGPLQREQRTFGDFESLFLGLVNGEGQWEHIEGGPQGGLRIRASDGSIVADRLSEDDYASFLGEAVEPWSYLKFPYYKPLGYPQGIYRVGPLARLNVCDRVGTPWADAELEELRQRSGVGPGRMITSSFAYHHARLVEIVACLEAIERLVCDEELMHGRIRARASLNRNEAVGVSEAPRGTLFHHYRVDDHGLITRVNLIIATGQNNLAMNSTVTQIAREFIPDPVPADAEIPEPLLNRIEAGIRCFDPCLSCSTHAAGQMPLRLELRAADGRLLAERSRG from the coding sequence ATGAGCCGCACGATCACGATCGATCCGGTCACCCGCATCGAGGGACACGCCCGCATCACCCTGCAGCTCGACGCCGACGGTCGGCTGGAGGGCGCGCGCTTCCATGTGGTGGAGTACCGCGGCTTTGAGCGCTTCTGCGAGGGCCATCCGTTCACCGAGATGGCCGGCATCACGGCGCGGATCTGCGGCATCTGCCCGGTGAGCCACCTGCTGGCCGCCGCCAAGACGGGCGACAAGCTGCTGGCGGTGACGATCCCGCCGGCGGCCGAAAAACTCAGACGCCTGTTGAACCTCGCCCAGCTCACCCAGAGCCACGCGCTGTCGTTCTTTCACCTCAGCAGCCCCGATTTCCTGCTGGGCTGGGAATGCGATCCGGCGAAGCGCAACGTGTTCGGCCTGATGGCCGCCGATCCGGAGCTGGCGCGATCCGGCATCCGCCTGCGCCAGTTCGGCCAGCAGATCCTGGAGCTGCTGGGGGGAAGGAAAATCCACGCCGCCTGGGCCGTACCCGGTGGGGTGCGCTCACCCCTCAGCCCCGAGGCGCGCGAGTGGATCCTGGGGCGCCTGCCGGAGGCGAAGGCCACCGTGACGACGGCGCTGGAGCTGTACAAGCAGCTGCTGGATGGGCCGCTGCAGCGGGAGCAGCGCACCTTCGGCGACTTCGAGAGCCTGTTCCTGGGCCTGGTGAACGGCGAGGGCCAGTGGGAGCACATCGAAGGCGGACCGCAGGGGGGGCTGCGGATCAGGGCCAGCGATGGATCGATCGTCGCCGATCGACTGAGCGAGGACGACTATGCCTCCTTTCTGGGGGAGGCGGTGGAACCCTGGAGCTATCTGAAGTTTCCCTATTACAAGCCGCTGGGTTATCCGCAGGGGATCTACCGCGTCGGGCCGCTGGCGCGGCTGAACGTGTGCGATCGGGTGGGTACTCCCTGGGCCGATGCCGAGCTGGAGGAGCTGCGGCAGCGCTCCGGAGTCGGCCCTGGTCGGATGATCACCTCGTCGTTCGCCTATCACCACGCCCGCCTGGTGGAGATCGTCGCCTGCCTGGAGGCGATCGAGCGTCTCGTCTGCGACGAGGAGCTGATGCACGGCCGCATCCGCGCCCGCGCCAGCCTCAACCGCAACGAAGCCGTTGGCGTCAGCGAGGCCCCACGCGGCACCCTCTTCCACCACTACCGGGTGGATGACCACGGCCTGATCACCCGCGTCAACCTGATCATCGCCACCGGCCAGAACAACCTGGCGATGAACAGCACCGTCACCCAGATCGCCCGGGAGTTCATCCCCGATCCGGTGCCCGCGGACGCCGAGATCCCCGAGCCGCTGCTCAACCGCATCGAGGCGGGCATCCGCTGCTTTGATCCGTGCCTGTCGTGCTCCACCCACGCCGCCGGGCAGATGCCGCTGCGGCTGGAGCTTCGGGCCGCCGACGGGCGGTTGCTGGCGGAGCGCAGCCGTGGCTGA
- a CDS encoding fatty acid desaturase encodes MLRPYLERSDAIGTWQVLNTLVPFSLLWAAALWCLEHQPVLLLPVLALQVLFLARCFSLMHDCGHESLFRSRRANRWVGFLLGMVAGIPQLPWSRGHAFHHRHNGDWQKYQGPSALISTHAFAELSPGGKRFYRWLRHPLMLFPGGFFYLVIKPRLALLLGLRDLMPWLIGQLQRTPRADLGTLYASHRSRHWHSPAEGIDLFWNNVAVLSFWLLMGSQLGHGRFWSLYAPLMTCGAAVFICVFFIQHNFPDAYAHRSEGWSPMAGVLEGTSNLELPPLLNWFTADIGCHAIHHLCEAIPNYRLRACQERNAALLQGVTRLSLADIRGCFSFILWDPEAARLTTIAAQSGQA; translated from the coding sequence GTGCTTCGCCCCTACCTGGAGCGCTCCGATGCGATCGGCACCTGGCAGGTGCTGAACACCCTGGTGCCCTTCAGCCTGTTGTGGGCGGCGGCCTTGTGGTGCCTGGAGCATCAGCCGGTGCTGCTGCTGCCGGTGCTGGCCCTGCAGGTGCTGTTCCTGGCCCGCTGTTTCTCGCTGATGCACGACTGCGGTCACGAGAGCCTGTTCCGCAGCCGCCGGGCCAACCGCTGGGTGGGATTCCTGCTCGGGATGGTGGCCGGCATTCCCCAGCTGCCCTGGTCGCGGGGCCACGCCTTCCACCACCGCCACAATGGCGACTGGCAGAAGTATCAGGGCCCCTCAGCCCTGATCAGCACCCACGCCTTCGCCGAGCTCAGCCCGGGCGGCAAGCGGTTCTACCGCTGGCTGCGCCATCCGCTGATGCTGTTTCCCGGGGGCTTCTTCTATCTGGTGATCAAGCCGAGGCTGGCGCTGCTGCTCGGGCTGCGCGATCTGATGCCCTGGTTGATCGGCCAGCTGCAGCGCACGCCCCGGGCCGACCTGGGCACGCTGTATGCATCCCACAGGAGTCGCCACTGGCACAGCCCGGCTGAAGGGATCGATCTGTTCTGGAACAACGTCGCGGTCCTCTCCTTCTGGCTGCTGATGGGATCGCAGCTCGGCCACGGCCGCTTCTGGAGCCTGTATGCACCGCTGATGACCTGCGGGGCTGCGGTGTTCATCTGCGTGTTCTTCATCCAGCACAACTTCCCCGATGCCTACGCCCACCGCAGCGAGGGGTGGAGCCCGATGGCCGGGGTGCTCGAAGGCACCAGCAATTTGGAGCTGCCCCCCCTGCTCAACTGGTTCACCGCCGACATCGGCTGCCATGCCATCCACCACCTCTGCGAGGCGATCCCCAACTACCGCCTGCGGGCCTGCCAGGAGCGCAATGCCGCCCTGCTGCAGGGGGTGACACGGCTCTCCCTGGCGGACATCCGCGGCTGCTTCAGCTTCATCCTCTGGGATCCCGAGGCCGCCCGGCTGACGACGATCGCGGCCCAGAGCGGACAGGCCTGA
- a CDS encoding family 10 glycosylhydrolase → MARGQRGTRWRLRRWGSALLALLLTVALPLSRTVRSQSAVPPAPRPSNRLGEEIRAVWFTANDMDVLRDRTRMREAVRQLAALHFNTIYPVVWNSGFAYYPSAVSERLGLQDFQYRGLQGQDILAELISEAHRQGLLVVPWFEFGFMVPPGSVLTRRQPAWLSRRRDGSVTSISAAGEVSWLNPMHPQVQAMLTELILEIATNYDSDGIQFDDHTSLPSDFGYDAFTAALYKRSTGREPPANAADGVWLKWRADRISAFMQQLATQLRQKRPGFLVSLSPNYHDFAYKRQLQDWLTWVRQGSVDEVVVQLYRPDLASFEAELTRPEFAVSRQRVPTAVGIFTGQRTQPEPIERVVAQAEASRRRGLGAGFFYYETLWEEAQEPAALRKEALDALYRQPAPRRPVAAAAPRPSPALTPAAPAAPRPLPTPSPAPVTTPAPLAPGSPSPAQPGASVPNGMPAERPPASGAPAPESPAPAQAAPVDPAPVAPGTAPASSPGASATPSVPVQPSVPAPPVSMPAPVSVPPPPPLLPGPPESPGALDPSWGPFNGAPPEPVPPL, encoded by the coding sequence ATGGCACGGGGACAGCGCGGAACGCGATGGCGCCTGCGTCGCTGGGGCTCGGCGCTGCTGGCCCTGCTCCTGACGGTGGCTCTGCCGCTCAGCCGGACAGTCCGCTCCCAGTCCGCGGTGCCGCCGGCCCCACGGCCCTCCAACCGCCTGGGCGAGGAGATCCGGGCCGTCTGGTTCACCGCCAACGACATGGATGTGCTGCGCGATCGCACGCGCATGCGGGAGGCGGTGCGGCAGCTGGCGGCGCTGCACTTCAACACCATCTATCCGGTGGTCTGGAACAGCGGCTTCGCCTACTACCCCAGCGCGGTCAGCGAGCGGCTGGGCCTGCAGGATTTCCAGTACCGGGGCCTGCAGGGACAAGACATCCTGGCGGAACTGATCAGTGAAGCCCATCGCCAGGGACTGCTGGTGGTGCCGTGGTTCGAGTTCGGCTTCATGGTGCCGCCCGGCTCGGTGCTCACCCGCCGCCAGCCCGCCTGGCTCAGCCGCCGCCGCGATGGCAGCGTCACCTCGATCAGCGCCGCCGGAGAGGTGTCCTGGCTCAACCCGATGCATCCCCAGGTGCAGGCGATGCTCACCGAGCTGATCCTGGAGATCGCCACCAACTACGACTCCGATGGCATTCAGTTCGACGATCACACCAGCCTGCCCAGTGATTTCGGCTATGACGCGTTCACGGCGGCGCTCTACAAACGCAGCACCGGCCGCGAACCACCGGCCAATGCGGCGGATGGCGTCTGGCTGAAGTGGCGTGCCGACCGCATCAGCGCGTTCATGCAGCAACTGGCCACGCAGCTGCGCCAGAAGCGACCGGGTTTCCTGGTGTCGCTGTCACCGAATTACCACGATTTCGCCTACAAGCGGCAGCTGCAGGACTGGCTCACCTGGGTCCGGCAGGGAAGCGTCGATGAGGTGGTGGTGCAGCTCTATCGCCCTGATCTCGCCAGTTTCGAAGCGGAGCTGACCCGACCGGAGTTCGCCGTCAGCCGTCAGCGGGTTCCAACGGCGGTGGGCATCTTCACCGGACAGCGCACCCAGCCGGAGCCGATCGAACGGGTGGTCGCTCAGGCTGAAGCCTCCCGCCGCCGGGGCCTGGGAGCGGGATTCTTTTATTACGAGACGCTCTGGGAGGAGGCGCAGGAGCCGGCAGCCCTGCGCAAGGAGGCCCTCGACGCCCTGTATCGCCAGCCGGCGCCGCGCCGTCCCGTCGCTGCCGCCGCGCCGCGGCCATCGCCGGCGCTCACTCCGGCCGCCCCGGCTGCGCCGCGGCCGCTGCCCACCCCCTCACCCGCACCCGTCACCACTCCGGCGCCCCTGGCGCCTGGCTCCCCATCACCCGCCCAGCCCGGGGCGTCGGTCCCCAACGGCATGCCTGCCGAGCGCCCTCCTGCCTCCGGAGCACCCGCGCCTGAGAGCCCTGCTCCTGCGCAGGCCGCCCCGGTGGATCCGGCCCCGGTCGCTCCCGGCACGGCCCCGGCATCGTCACCAGGGGCGTCGGCGACGCCGTCTGTTCCCGTGCAGCCCTCTGTTCCCGCACCGCCCGTCTCCATGCCTGCCCCGGTCTCCGTGCCGCCCCCACCTCCCTTGCTGCCAGGCCCGCCCGAGTCGCCCGGCGCCCTCGATCCGTCCTGGGGCCCTTTCAACGGTGCGCCACCGGAACCGGTCCCTCCGCTGTGA